A DNA window from Castanea sativa cultivar Marrone di Chiusa Pesio chromosome 7, ASM4071231v1 contains the following coding sequences:
- the LOC142642495 gene encoding putative disease resistance protein RGA4: MAEGILFDVAARIIEKTGNLAVQELGLLWGVKDEIVKLGEKVSTIKAVLLDAEKKEQTNQVKEWLKRLNDAIYEADDLLDDISTEASQREVMMGQNRMSNKVRTYFSKLNPHAYALKMAHEVKAMMERLDTIGRDRELFHFEERLEETQVRNRARETHSFVCAETVIGRENDKKAIIGILSDSNVEENVSILPIVGIGGLGKTTLAQLVFNDEEFNKHFDQKFWVCVSDDFEVRVIVEKIIGCAKNEKPKNLEMDMLVKELKKEIDGKRYLLVLDDVWNDNRQKWLDLKTLLMSGAKGSRILVTTREEKVAKIVQPMQEYILKGLNVDDAWILLKQMAFENGQEPKNPTFKSIGMEIIENCKGLPLPIRSIGSLLYFKNSERDWLSFMNNEFLKEADILQTLKLSYDHLPSYLKQCFAYCCLFPKDYKIHKTTLIKMWMAQGFIRSSSPNQCLEDIGNDYFMDLLWRSFFQEVEKDGKGNIVQFKMHDLMHDLAKLVTTSDCATFDSKEEGIHEKTLHVSFDRMFLPSSEIPVSLYKARRIKTFHLLDHSQYLDVRLSKSTCEAIVSSFKFIRLLDLNDTGIKSIPSSIGKLRHLRYLDVSYNPIKRLPSSITRLYNLQTLRLSHCEIKELPRDISKLVNLTHIHIDGALWLTHMPRGLGQLTKLQTLSLFVMSQNSSLDFRRHGGLKELKGLNKLRGTLEIKGLRHGKEAASESKDANMKEKIHLQDLTLSWIEEDVDESNFGYDEESLKALLPHGLPSNLQELCLSRYGGVKFPSAISSLSNLVKLSFEECKKCQHLPPLDQFHSLKTLYLQGLDDLEYISERENNGEVSDSSFLPSLEQLTIRFCPNLKGWWQRQRDSVEELHNHSLPSFPHLSYLHIWDCPKLISLPLFPYLEKLDLTICSLKPLEQTLRMEVINMATPENLTSIAATSTSSSSTLAASSFIPLSKLKSMSIRYMEETLPKELMCNLISLQDLKIYYCCGPLPLSRHLTALQNLTVCGSKEVDLTNDVDEMEWHGLQSLCNLVFSDLPNLATLPVGIQHLTSLQKLTIESCRSLSAIPEWIFNLTSLQTLQISYSPILSKRCKREAGEDWGKIAHIPDLIIR; encoded by the coding sequence ATGGCGGAAGGAATTCTGTTTGACGTTGCTGCGCGAATCATCGAGAAAACAGGCAACCTAGCTGTCCAAGAGCTTGGACTACTCTGGGGTGTCAAAGACGAGATTGTAAAACTCGGGGAGAAGGTTTCCACAATCAAGGCTGTGCTTTTGGATGCAGAGAAGAAGGAGCAAACCAATCAAGTCAAAGAGTGGCTAAAAAGACTGAATGATGCCATTTATGAGGCAGATGATTTGCTAGATGATATCTCCACTGAAGCTTCACAACGAGAAGTGATGATGGGCCAGAATAGGATGTCCAACAAGGTACGCACCTACTTTTCCAAATTGAATCCGCATGCATATGCACTTAAAATGGCTCATGAAGTTAAGGCAATGATGGAGAGGCTAGATACTATAGGAAGGGATAGGGAGCTGTTCCACTTTGAGGAGCGTCTTGAGGAGACCCAAGTTAGGAATAGGGCAAGAGagactcattcttttgtatgtGCTGAAACTGTTATTGGGAGAGAGAATGATAAAAAGGCAATTATAGGAATTCTTTCGGATTCTAATGTTGAGGAGAATGTTTCGATTCTTCCGATAGTTGGAATCGGAGGGTTAGGGAAAACCACGTTAGCTCAACTTGTATTCAATGATGAAGAATTTAATAAACATTTTGACCAAAAATTTTGGGTGTGTGTCTCTGATGATTTTGAGGTAAGAGTAATTGTTGAGAAAATTATAGGGTgtgcaaaaaatgaaaaaccaaaaaaccttGAAATGGACATGCTGGTTAAGGAGcttaagaaagaaattgatgGAAAGAGATACTTACTTGTGTTAGATGATGTATGGAATGATAATCGTCAAAAATGGCTTGACCTAAAAACTCTTTTAATGAGTGGTGCAAAAGGCAGTAGAATTTTAGTGACAACACGTGAGGAGAAGGTTGCAAAGATTGTACAGCCTATGCAAGAATACATTTTAAAGGGTTTAAATGTAGATGATGCTTGGATTTTACTTAAGCAAATGGCTTTTGAAAATGGTCAAGAGCCAAAGAATCCAACATTCAAGTCAATTGGAATGGAAATAATTGAGAACTGTAAAGGACTTCCTTTACCCATAAGGAGTATAGGAAGtctattatattttaaaaattctgaAAGAGATTGGTTGTCATTTATgaataatgaatttttgaaagaaGCTGATATCTTGCaaacacttaaattaagttatgaTCATCTTCCATCATATTTGAAGCAGTGTTTTGCTTATTGTTGTTTATTTCCAAAGGATTACAAAATTCATAAAACAACATTGATTAAAATGTGGATGGCGCAAGGGTTCATTAGATCTTCAAGTCCAAATCAATGCTTGGAAGACATTGGTAATGACTATTTTATGGATTTACTTTGGAGATCATTCTTTCAGGAAGTTGAAAAAGATGGGAAAGGCAACATAGTACAATTTAAAATGCATGATCTTATGCATGATCTTGCAAAATTAGTAACAACATCTGATTGCGCCACTTTTGATTCAAAAGAGGAAGGCATTCATGAGAAAACTCTTCATGTGTCATTTGATAGAATGTTTCTCCCATCATCAGAAATTCCAGTCTCATTGTATAAAGCAAGAAGGATAAAAACATTTCATTTGCTAGATCATTCACAATATCTAGATGTAAGATTGAGTAAGTCTACTTGTGAGGCaattgtttcaagttttaaGTTTATACGCTTGTTGGATCTAAATGATACGGGAATTAAATCAATTCCAAGTTCTATCGGGAAGTTGAGACATTTAAGGTATCTTGATGTATCTTATAATCCCATCAAGAGGCTTCCTAGTTCCATCACAAGATTGTATAATTTGCAAACACTAAGACTCTCTCACTGTGAAATTAAGGAATTGCCTAGAGATATTAGCAAATTAGTCAACCTcacacatatacatattgaTGGGGCATTATGGTTGACTCATATGCCACGTGGACTGGGGCAATTAACTAAGCTTCAAACATTGTCACTGTTTGTGATGAGTCAGAATAGCTCTTTAGACTTCAGGCGCCACGGTGGATTGAAGGAACTCAAAGGGCTAAACAAGCTGAGAGGAACACTAGAGATTAAGGGATTGAGACACGGGAAAGAAGCTGCATCAGAATCTAAGGATGCAAATATGAAAGAGAAAATACATCTTCAAGACTTGACGTTGTCATGGATAGAAGAAGACGTGGATGAGTCCAACTTTGGGTATGATGAAGAGTCACTTAAAGCCTTGCTCCCACATGGCCTACCTTCAAATCTTCAAGAATTGTGTTTATCTAGATACGGGGGAGTGAAATTTCCAAGTGCGATTTCTTCGCTTTCAAATCTCGTAAAATTGTCCTTCGAAGAATGTAAAAAATGCCAACATCTTCCACCGTTGGATCAGTTTCATTCTCTCAAAACTCTCTATCTTCAAGGACTGGATGATTTGGAGTACAtatcagagagagaaaacaacGGGGAGGTCTCTGATTCTTCATTCCTCCCATCTCTAGAGCAACTCACAATTAGATTTTGCCCTAATCTAAAAGGATGGTGGCAACGACAGAGGGATTCTGTTGAGGAGCTCCATAATCATTCACTGCCTTCATTTCCTCATCTTTCCTACTTACACATTTGGGATTGCCCTAAGCTGATATCCTTACCTCTCTTTCCATATCTTGAAAAGCTAGATCTGACTATATGTAGCTTGAAGCCACTGGAGCAAACACTGAGAATGGAGGTGATAAACATGGCAACCCCAGAAAACCTAACATCAATAGCGGCAACATCaacctcttcttcttccacaCTTGCCGCTTCCTCGTTCATCCCTCTCTCCAAATTGAAGTCCATGTCAATTCGGTATATGGAGGAAACTCTGCCCAAGGAGTTGATGTGCAACCTCATTTCTCTTCAAGATTTAAAGATATATTATTGTTGTggccctctccctctctctcgaCATCTCACTGCCCTTCAGAATTTGACAGTTTGTGGTTCTAAAGAGGTTGATTTAACAAACGATGTAGATGAGATGGAATGGCATGGCCTTCAGAGCCTTTGCAACCTAGTGTTCTCCGACCTTCCAAATTTGGCCACTCTACCGGTGGGGATTCAACATCTCACCTCTTTGCAAAAACTCACGATTGAAAGTTGTCGAAGTTTGTCGGCTATACCGGAGTGGATCTTTAACCTTACATCTTTGCAGACACTGCAAATTTCATATAGTCCCATCTTATCGAAAAGATGCAAAAGGGAAGCGGGTGAAGATTGGGGTAAGATTGCGCACATCCCAGACTTGATAATTAGGTAG